In Dryobates pubescens isolate bDryPub1 chromosome 8, bDryPub1.pri, whole genome shotgun sequence, a genomic segment contains:
- the LOC104297068 gene encoding uncharacterized protein LOC104297068 translates to MPRGRRRSRRRRRAGTAAPLTLGTALAGRREEGRSRSPRDRAGIAETRWVLGAVAPGSRLGLPGLEALAAAAGPRGGSPPWAAPSLLQVPAAAQPAPRREGSDLPAGAPATLAVLRLQPGADGSARAAAAAAAAGAAPRLRTVYVNPRWLERQAALGAAAAAAAAASPCAEAAAAAASGAAGGPAAAAAAAGQGEAAAETAATPYVGLRRPLGYQLAKATKERIWRGEFIDLFSLLHTELAPEHGPRPGDTLDQWVSAFLVYASVLCEKHPARCGAMFKYLDTIRKLHATYGGTSWMNYDEDFRRRAAKDPTLPWGDVDLDLWMKWMAPLKSLVSRQPRAESETQPSPAPQPPPPSQSPKQEEKSQAP, encoded by the exons ATGCCACGTGGGAGGCGGCGGAGCCGCCGTCGGCGCCGGGCCGGAACCGCGGCCCCCCTGACGCTGGGGACGGCCCTCGCTGGACGCCGGGAGGAGGGGAGGTCGCGGAGCCCCCGGGACCGCGCCGGAATCGCCGAGACCCGATGGGTGCTCGGCGCGGTGGCGCCCGGCTCGCGGCTCGGCCTCCCGGGCCTAGAGGCGCTGGCAGCGGCGGCCGGGCCTAGGGGCGGCTCCCCGCCCTGGGCAGCGCCTTCGCTGCTCCAGGTGCCGGCGGCGGCCCAGCCGGCCCCGCGGCGAGAGGGCAGCGACCTGCCCGCCGGCGCGCCGGCCACCCTGGCCGTGCTGCGCCTCCAGCCCGGCGCCGACGGCTCGGCGCGGGCGGCAGCAGCGGCCGCGGCAGCGGGGGCCGCGCCGCGCCTGCGGACTGTCTACGTGAACCCGCGCTGGCTGGAGCGGCAGGCCGCGctgggggcggcggcggcggcggcggcagcggccaGCCCCTGCGCCgaggcagcggcagcggcggcgagCGGCGCGGCCGGGGGCCCGGCAGCGGCGGCCGcggcggcggggcagggcgAGGCGGCGGCGGAAACGGCAGCCACCCCATACGTGGGGCTGCGGCGACCGCTGGGCTACCAGCTGGCCAAGGCCACAAAGGAGCGGATCTGGCGGGGGGAGTTCATTGACCTCTTTTCCTTGCTCCACACAGAGCTGGCCCCCGAGCACGGCCCGCGCCCGGGGGACACGCTGGACCAGTGGGTCTCGGCCTTCTTGGTGTATGCCAGCGTGCTGTGCGAGAAGCACCCGGCGCGCTGCGGAGCCATGTTCAAGTACCTGGACACCATCCGCAAGCTGCATGCCACCTATGGGGGCACCTCGTGGATGAACTACGACGAGGACTTCCGGCGGCGGGCGGCCAAAGAccccactctgccctggggtgACGTCGACCTGGACCTCTGGATGAAGTGGATGGCGCCCCTCAAGTCGCTTGTCAGCAGGCAGCCGCGTGCTGAGAGCGAGACGCAGCCCTCGCCGGCCCCGCAACCGCCGCCACCTtcccagagccccaagcaggaggagaaaagccaG gctcCATGA